In the Alphaproteobacteria bacterium LSUCC0719 genome, one interval contains:
- the paaC gene encoding 1,2-phenylacetyl-CoA epoxidase subunit PaaC: MADRDDLLALLLRIGDDHLILGHRLSEWCGHAPMLEEDLALPNMALDLIGTARMCYGYAAEIEGDGRSEDDYAFLRDGTAFRHMLMVERPNGDFAFTILRQFLFAAYMHPVWDGLTAAADQRLAEHAGKAVKEMAYHVRHGGEWVVRLGDGTEESADRMLAALADLGPYLGEMFERDETSDRLVAAGLLPDPAVVRAAFDSTVARTFAMAQLPPLDVTAGISGGRRGRHGEVLGHLLAEMQFMQRAYPGLTW, from the coding sequence ATGGCCGACCGTGACGATCTTCTGGCGCTTCTTCTGCGCATTGGCGATGACCATCTGATTCTGGGTCACAGGCTCAGCGAATGGTGTGGCCATGCGCCGATGCTGGAAGAGGATCTGGCGCTGCCGAACATGGCACTTGATCTGATCGGCACGGCGCGGATGTGTTATGGCTATGCTGCCGAAATCGAGGGCGATGGCCGCAGCGAGGATGATTATGCCTTCCTTCGTGATGGCACCGCGTTCCGCCATATGCTGATGGTTGAGCGACCAAATGGCGATTTCGCCTTCACCATTCTTCGCCAGTTCCTGTTTGCCGCCTACATGCACCCCGTCTGGGACGGCCTGACAGCCGCTGCCGATCAACGTCTTGCTGAACATGCCGGCAAGGCGGTCAAGGAAATGGCCTATCATGTCAGGCATGGCGGTGAATGGGTGGTGCGGCTTGGCGACGGCACCGAGGAAAGCGCTGACCGGATGCTGGCGGCGCTGGCTGATCTTGGTCCCTATCTGGGCGAGATGTTCGAGCGTGACGAGACGTCGGACAGGCTTGTCGCGGCCGGGCTGCTGCCTGATCCGGCTGTGGTCAGGGCGGCCTTTGACAGCACGGTTGCGCGGACATTTGCGATGGCGCAGCTGCCGCCACTTGATGTCACCGCCGGAATTTCCGGTGGCCGCAGGGGCCGTCACGGCGAGGTGCTTGGTCACCTTCTTGCCGAGATGCAGTTCATGCAGAGAGCCTATCCGGGGCTGACATGGTAG
- a CDS encoding EamA family transporter: MTWLWIWVTIGAALSQTVRSTYQKKLKTPLGDLGASYVRFSYALPFAWMWVFIYGSWAGEPLPALNIPFLLWTTVAGVTQIIFTVLLVTLFSHRSFAAGTAFSKTEVIQAALFEALILGHVVSFQVGLAIFIGVVAVFLLSLAKSSLTLRNLLASLLTRQTAIGLGSGAFLGFCTVAYKAASDSLESDNLVTRASMTAGVAVLIQAVLMGLWMWRRAPDQLKASFVHWRDSSIVGLSGAISTACWFTAFSLYAVAPVRAVGQIELLLALAISFFYFRERPSGRELFAMLLLAVSIIMVLLG, encoded by the coding sequence GTGACCTGGCTCTGGATCTGGGTGACCATCGGGGCCGCGCTGTCGCAGACGGTACGAAGCACCTATCAGAAGAAGCTGAAGACACCGCTTGGCGACCTCGGGGCCAGCTATGTCAGATTTTCCTATGCCCTTCCCTTTGCCTGGATGTGGGTCTTCATCTATGGCAGTTGGGCCGGCGAACCGCTGCCAGCTCTGAACATACCGTTTCTTCTGTGGACCACCGTCGCCGGCGTGACACAGATCATCTTCACCGTGCTTCTGGTGACCCTGTTTTCGCACCGGTCCTTTGCTGCCGGCACCGCCTTTTCCAAGACCGAAGTGATCCAGGCAGCATTGTTCGAGGCGTTGATTCTCGGACATGTGGTCAGTTTTCAGGTCGGGCTGGCCATTTTTATCGGCGTTGTCGCGGTGTTCCTGCTGTCGCTGGCGAAAAGCAGCCTGACCCTGCGCAACCTGCTGGCCTCGCTTCTGACACGGCAGACGGCAATCGGTCTTGGCAGCGGTGCCTTCCTCGGTTTCTGCACGGTTGCCTACAAGGCGGCAAGTGATTCTCTGGAAAGCGACAATCTGGTTACCCGTGCCAGCATGACAGCCGGTGTGGCGGTATTGATTCAGGCGGTGCTGATGGGGCTGTGGATGTGGCGCCGCGCGCCGGACCAGTTGAAGGCAAGCTTTGTCCATTGGCGCGACAGCAGCATTGTTGGCCTGTCAGGGGCGATTTCGACAGCCTGCTGGTTCACCGCCTTTTCGCTATATGCCGTGGCACCGGTCCGCGCCGTTGGCCAGATCGAACTGCTTCTGGCGCTGGCGATCTCGTTCTTCTATTTCCGCGAGCGTCCCTCGGGCCGTGAATTGTTCGCGATGCTGCTGTTGGCGGTGTCGATCATCATGGTGCTTCTCGGGTAA
- a CDS encoding 2Fe-2S iron-sulfur cluster-binding protein, with the protein MSPKFHQLTINHIERFGDFAVALGFAVPDDLVEAYRFVPGQYLTLRAVIDGDEVRRPYSICTTPHGGRLGVGIKHVEGGRFSGHALTGLSVGDRIDVMTPQGRFIYADQDDGAAGDVLLLAAGSGITPILSIAETALATGHPDTRVTLVYGNRTTASIMFRDRVEDLKDRYLERCRVLHVLSREPRDTDLLNGRVDAGKIAALVDAGLITPSHLSAAYLCGPDSMMTGCRDALAAAGMDGGLIATEHFTPASPPAGAPASSPSSGQPVDDSPAGDCMVELRADGITRSFAMDPARQTILAAGQAAGVELPYSCEAGMCCTCRCRLVSGEVDMDANYSLEPWEMEAGFILSCQARPKTDSVKVDFDAV; encoded by the coding sequence ATGAGTCCCAAGTTCCACCAGCTGACAATCAACCACATTGAGCGTTTCGGTGATTTTGCCGTGGCGCTCGGCTTTGCCGTTCCGGATGATCTTGTCGAGGCCTATCGCTTTGTCCCCGGACAGTATCTGACACTTCGCGCCGTCATTGATGGCGATGAGGTACGGCGTCCCTATTCCATCTGCACAACACCGCATGGCGGCCGGCTCGGGGTGGGGATCAAACATGTCGAGGGTGGCAGGTTTTCCGGCCACGCGCTGACCGGTCTTTCGGTTGGCGACAGGATCGATGTGATGACGCCCCAGGGTCGGTTCATCTATGCCGACCAGGATGATGGCGCGGCTGGCGATGTCCTGCTTCTCGCCGCCGGGTCCGGGATTACGCCGATCCTGTCAATCGCCGAAACGGCGCTGGCAACAGGTCATCCGGACACCCGCGTCACGCTTGTCTATGGCAATCGGACCACCGCTTCGATCATGTTCCGCGATCGCGTTGAAGATCTCAAGGACCGCTATCTCGAGCGCTGCCGCGTGCTTCACGTACTGTCGCGTGAACCCCGTGATACGGATCTGCTGAACGGGCGTGTCGATGCCGGCAAGATAGCGGCGCTTGTCGATGCCGGGTTGATCACGCCATCACATCTTTCGGCGGCCTATCTGTGTGGGCCCGACAGCATGATGACAGGCTGCCGCGATGCGCTGGCCGCTGCTGGCATGGATGGCGGTTTGATCGCCACCGAGCATTTTACCCCGGCTTCGCCACCCGCCGGGGCGCCCGCCAGCAGCCCGTCGTCAGGACAACCGGTTGATGATTCGCCGGCAGGTGACTGTATGGTTGAATTGCGGGCTGATGGCATCACCCGCAGCTTTGCCATGGATCCGGCCCGTCAGACCATTCTTGCCGCCGGTCAGGCCGCCGGGGTGGAACTTCCCTATTCCTGCGAGGCCGGCATGTGCTGTACCTGCCGCTGCCGACTTGTCAGTGGCGAGGTGGATATGGACGCGAATTACTCGCTTGAGCCATGGGAGATGGAGGCGGGCTTCATCCTGTCCTGTCAGGCGCGCCCGAAGACAGACAGTGTGAAGGTGGATTTCGACGCGGTCTGA
- a CDS encoding TauD/TfdA dioxygenase family protein: MKVTKLAPAMGAEITGINLSESDFSDNMIGEIRAVWLEHHMVVLRDQNLTPQQQLKLARAFGEPAIYPFLEGVDGIPEITAVLKREHEKVNFGGVWHTDTSYQDEPPMATMLQAIELPPIGGDTLFANQELAYDQLSDGLKATLEGLRVVCAANKAKVAATRTARIEESGKGTDVNELVAIHPVVRTHPETGRKSLYLSPGHAVSFDGWTEEESAGLLDYLFQFQMSPEFQCRLGWGVGDIAIWDNRSTLHYPLNDYHGHRRLLHRITLKGDRPV, translated from the coding sequence GTGAAGGTAACAAAGCTGGCGCCGGCGATGGGCGCTGAAATCACCGGTATCAATCTTTCCGAAAGTGATTTTTCGGACAATATGATTGGTGAAATACGGGCCGTCTGGCTGGAACACCACATGGTTGTGCTTCGCGATCAGAACCTGACCCCGCAGCAACAGCTGAAGCTGGCGCGGGCCTTTGGCGAGCCGGCCATCTATCCGTTTCTGGAAGGTGTCGACGGCATTCCCGAAATCACCGCCGTGCTGAAGCGCGAACATGAAAAGGTCAATTTCGGTGGCGTCTGGCACACCGATACCAGCTATCAGGACGAGCCGCCGATGGCGACAATGCTGCAGGCAATCGAACTGCCGCCGATCGGGGGCGATACGTTGTTTGCCAATCAGGAACTTGCCTATGACCAGCTTTCCGACGGGTTGAAGGCAACGCTTGAGGGGCTGCGGGTTGTCTGCGCCGCCAACAAGGCAAAGGTTGCCGCAACACGGACCGCGCGGATCGAGGAATCCGGCAAGGGAACGGATGTGAATGAACTGGTGGCGATCCATCCCGTGGTCCGCACGCATCCCGAAACCGGGCGTAAATCGCTTTATCTCAGCCCCGGACATGCCGTCAGCTTTGACGGCTGGACCGAAGAGGAAAGCGCCGGTCTTCTGGACTATCTGTTCCAGTTTCAGATGTCACCGGAATTCCAGTGCCGGCTCGGCTGGGGGGTTGGCGATATCGCAATCTGGGACAATCGCAGTACGCTTCACTATCCATTGAATGACTATCACGGGCACCGGCGTCTTCTGCATCGGATCACCCTGAAGGGCGACAGGCCGGTCTAG
- the paaD gene encoding 1,2-phenylacetyl-CoA epoxidase subunit PaaD, which produces MVGTDDVIHDPSLAVVRGIAESVPDPELVVVTVGDLGIIRDLRRDGGVVEIDVTPTYSACPATLAIELAIETAVAKAGYDARIRRVLAPAWTTDWITPAGREKLKQAGIAPPPRRAENRQDASEYFARPQVACPRCESLDTAELSAFGATACKAHYRCLSCREPFDYFKCL; this is translated from the coding sequence ATGGTAGGGACCGACGACGTCATTCATGACCCGTCACTGGCGGTGGTGCGCGGCATCGCCGAATCTGTGCCTGATCCGGAACTGGTGGTGGTGACGGTTGGCGATCTTGGCATCATCCGCGACCTGCGCCGCGATGGTGGTGTGGTCGAGATTGACGTCACCCCCACCTATTCGGCCTGCCCGGCGACACTCGCCATCGAGCTTGCCATTGAAACAGCCGTTGCCAAGGCAGGATATGATGCGCGGATCAGACGTGTGCTGGCACCGGCCTGGACAACCGACTGGATTACCCCGGCTGGCCGGGAAAAGCTGAAGCAGGCCGGCATTGCACCGCCGCCGCGCCGCGCCGAAAACAGGCAGGATGCCAGTGAATATTTCGCCCGCCCGCAGGTTGCCTGCCCCCGCTGTGAGAGCCTTGATACAGCAGAGCTGTCCGCATTTGGTGCCACCGCCTGCAAGGCGCATTATCGCTGCCTGTCCTGTCGCGAGCCTTTTGATTATTTCAAGTGCCTCTGA
- a CDS encoding quinone oxidoreductase — MAAKAPGGAEVIHRIEIGDIAPAAGEVVIEHEAIGVNFIDIYIRTGAYPWPVEKDLVLGSEGAGIVTAVGAGVTHLSIGDRVAYTLPNGAYATHRAINADMVVRLPDAIASDTAAAIMLKGLTVAYLTSRSYAVGEGDTVLFHAAAGGVGLLAGQWMKSRGATTIGTAGGAEKCALARANGYDHVIDYQSRDFAEEVMKLTDGAGVDVVYDSVGRDTMAKSLSCARRHGTVVNFGQSSGAYTDFQIKDLAAGSLYLTRPTLFHFATERAWLESASADMFARVADGTLNVSINNRAPLESVAEIHAALAARRTTGCTVLTV, encoded by the coding sequence ATGGCAGCAAAGGCACCGGGTGGCGCCGAGGTCATTCACCGGATCGAGATTGGCGACATCGCCCCGGCAGCGGGCGAGGTTGTGATCGAGCATGAGGCCATCGGCGTCAACTTCATCGATATCTATATCCGCACCGGTGCCTATCCCTGGCCTGTCGAAAAGGATCTGGTTCTCGGCAGCGAGGGTGCCGGGATTGTGACTGCTGTTGGCGCGGGCGTGACCCATCTGTCGATTGGTGACCGGGTTGCCTACACGCTGCCGAACGGGGCCTATGCCACACACCGCGCAATCAATGCCGACATGGTGGTCAGGCTGCCGGATGCCATTGCCAGCGACACCGCCGCCGCCATCATGCTGAAGGGGCTGACGGTTGCCTATCTCACCTCGCGAAGCTATGCCGTTGGCGAGGGTGACACGGTGCTGTTCCATGCTGCGGCAGGCGGTGTCGGGCTGCTTGCCGGCCAGTGGATGAAATCGCGTGGCGCGACGACCATCGGCACCGCCGGCGGGGCCGAGAAATGCGCGCTGGCGCGCGCCAATGGCTATGATCACGTCATCGATTACCAGAGCCGGGATTTCGCCGAAGAGGTGATGAAACTCACCGACGGCGCGGGCGTGGATGTGGTCTATGATTCGGTTGGTCGCGACACCATGGCAAAAAGCCTGAGCTGTGCCCGCCGTCATGGCACGGTGGTCAATTTCGGTCAGTCATCCGGTGCCTATACCGATTTCCAGATCAAGGATCTTGCGGCAGGTTCGCTCTATCTGACGCGGCCGACCCTGTTCCATTTCGCGACCGAACGCGCGTGGCTGGAATCGGCAAGCGCCGACATGTTTGCCAGGGTCGCCGACGGCACCCTGAATGTCAGCATCAACAACCGCGCGCCGCTGGAATCGGTGGCCGAAATCCATGCGGCACTTGCCGCCCGCCGGACAACCGGCTGCACCGTGCTGACGGTATAG
- the paaB gene encoding 1,2-phenylacetyl-CoA epoxidase subunit PaaB gives MNDDRQNPAASELMPLWEVFIRPRTGLAHTHVGSVHASDEVMALQAARDVYTRRGEGVSIWVVPSASITASDPDQRDENFDPSASKIYRHPSFYDIPDDVGHM, from the coding sequence ATGAATGACGATCGACAGAATCCAGCAGCTTCGGAGCTGATGCCGCTATGGGAGGTGTTCATTCGCCCCCGGACCGGCCTTGCCCATACCCATGTCGGCTCGGTACATGCCAGCGACGAGGTGATGGCGCTGCAGGCGGCACGCGATGTCTATACGCGCCGTGGCGAGGGTGTCTCGATCTGGGTTGTGCCGTCTGCCAGCATCACAGCTTCCGATCCCGACCAGCGGGACGAGAATTTTGATCCGTCGGCCTCGAAGATCTACCGGCATCCGTCCTTCTATGACATTCCCGATGATGTGGGTCACATGTAA
- a CDS encoding tetratricopeptide repeat protein, translating into MISTFRHGVCVCLTALALALFLVISPPGAAADDFECGLKAYMAGDYESAIAEWLPLAEQGDAMAEFGLGVMYHKGEGVPQNQTEAIKWYRRAAEQGYASAQYNLGQMYSKGQGVPQNYGEAVKWYRRAAEQDDADSQTNLGFMYSKGQGVPQNYGEAATWYRRAAEQGHASAQHNLGLMYHEGRGVSQDHAEAMKWYRRAAEQGHADAQTNLGFMYDNGRGVPQDYAEAATWYRRAAEQGDAYAQYNLGFMYDKGRGVPQNYVLAHMWYNLAASQGDEESSRSQNEVGNRDRLAAVMTPAQIAAAQALAAKCLASDYRDCGD; encoded by the coding sequence ATGATATCGACATTCCGACATGGTGTTTGTGTTTGCCTGACCGCGCTGGCTCTGGCGCTGTTCCTCGTGATATCGCCACCGGGCGCCGCAGCCGATGATTTTGAATGCGGCCTGAAGGCGTATATGGCGGGTGACTATGAATCTGCCATCGCCGAATGGTTGCCGCTTGCCGAACAGGGCGATGCAATGGCCGAGTTCGGGCTCGGCGTCATGTATCACAAAGGCGAGGGCGTTCCGCAGAATCAAACCGAGGCGATAAAATGGTATCGCCGCGCCGCAGAACAGGGTTATGCCAGTGCGCAATACAATCTTGGCCAGATGTATAGCAAGGGCCAGGGTGTTCCACAGAATTATGGCGAAGCGGTGAAATGGTACCGCCGCGCCGCCGAACAGGACGATGCCGACTCGCAGACCAATCTCGGCTTCATGTATAGCAAGGGCCAGGGTGTTCCACAGAATTATGGCGAGGCGGCGACATGGTACCGCCGCGCCGCCGAACAGGGCCATGCCAGTGCGCAACACAATCTTGGCCTCATGTATCACGAGGGCCGGGGCGTGTCGCAGGATCATGCCGAGGCGATGAAATGGTACCGCCGCGCCGCCGAACAGGGCCATGCCGACGCGCAGACCAATCTTGGCTTCATGTATGACAACGGCCGGGGCGTGCCGCAGGATTATGCCGAGGCGGCGACATGGTATCGCCGCGCCGCCGAACAGGGCGATGCCTACGCGCAATACAATCTTGGCTTTATGTATGACAAGGGCCGGGGTGTGCCGCAGAATTATGTGCTGGCGCATATGTGGTACAATCTGGCCGCGTCTCAGGGCGATGAAGAGTCGTCACGCTCGCAGAACGAGGTGGGCAATCGTGACAGGCTAGCTGCTGTAATGACCCCGGCGCAGATCGCCGCGGCACAGGCGCTGGCGGCGAAATGCCTTGCCAGCGATTACCGGGACTGCGGCGACTGA
- the xsc gene encoding sulfoacetaldehyde acetyltransferase codes for MKMTTEEAFVKVLQMHGIQNAFGIIGSAMMPISDLFPQAGITFWDAAHECNAGMMADGFTRATGQMSMMVAQNGPGITNFVTPVKTAYWNHTPLLLVTPQAANKTIGQGGFQEVEQMALFKDMVAYQEEVRDPVRIAETLNRVILQAKRASAPAQINVPRDFWTQVIDIELPAIVEFERPSGGDDAINMAAKLLSEAKFPVILNGAGVVISGAIGESMKLAEQLDAPVCCGYQHNDAFPGSHPLHAGPLGYNGSKAGMELIAKADVVLALGTRLNPFSTLPGYGIDYWPRNAKIIQVDINPDRIGLTKPVSVGIVGDARQVAASLLDKLAPNAGDADRAARREMIAKTKSAWAQELTSIDHEDDDPGTTWNERARNREPQKMSPRMAWRAIQSALPKNAIISSDIGNNCAIGNAYPTFEEGRKYLAPGLFGPCGYGLPSIMGAKIGRRDVPVVGFAGDGAFGISMNEMSAIGREEWPAITMIIFRNYQWGAEKRNTTLWYDDNFVGTELDEQVSYAGVAKACGLEGVVVHSQQELTDALNTAVDAQMKDGKTTFIEVMLNQELGEPFRRDAMKAPVAVAGIDPADMRTQPLAS; via the coding sequence ATGAAGATGACTACCGAAGAGGCTTTCGTAAAAGTCCTGCAAATGCACGGAATTCAGAATGCTTTTGGCATTATTGGGTCGGCGATGATGCCGATCTCGGACCTGTTCCCACAGGCCGGAATCACATTCTGGGACGCCGCACATGAATGCAATGCCGGCATGATGGCCGACGGGTTTACCCGCGCGACAGGCCAGATGTCGATGATGGTGGCCCAGAACGGTCCCGGAATCACCAATTTCGTGACCCCGGTCAAGACCGCCTACTGGAACCACACACCTCTTCTTCTGGTCACACCGCAGGCCGCCAACAAGACCATCGGCCAGGGCGGGTTCCAGGAAGTCGAGCAGATGGCGCTGTTCAAGGACATGGTCGCCTATCAGGAAGAGGTACGCGACCCGGTCCGGATCGCGGAAACACTGAACCGCGTCATCCTGCAGGCCAAGCGCGCCTCGGCACCGGCCCAGATCAACGTGCCACGCGACTTCTGGACCCAGGTGATCGACATCGAGCTGCCGGCCATCGTGGAATTCGAACGCCCGTCCGGCGGTGACGATGCCATCAACATGGCCGCAAAACTGCTGTCCGAAGCCAAGTTCCCGGTGATCCTGAACGGTGCCGGTGTGGTGATCAGCGGCGCCATCGGCGAATCGATGAAGCTTGCCGAACAGCTGGACGCACCTGTCTGCTGTGGATATCAGCATAATGACGCCTTTCCGGGCTCGCACCCGCTGCATGCCGGCCCGCTCGGCTACAACGGATCAAAGGCCGGCATGGAGCTGATCGCCAAGGCCGATGTCGTGCTGGCACTGGGCACGCGCCTGAACCCGTTCTCGACCCTGCCGGGATATGGCATCGATTACTGGCCACGCAACGCCAAGATCATCCAGGTCGACATCAATCCCGACCGGATCGGTCTGACCAAGCCGGTCAGCGTCGGCATCGTCGGTGATGCCAGGCAGGTTGCCGCCAGCCTGCTTGACAAGCTGGCCCCGAATGCAGGTGACGCCGACCGTGCCGCCCGCCGCGAGATGATCGCCAAGACCAAATCGGCCTGGGCGCAGGAACTGACCTCGATCGATCATGAGGATGACGATCCGGGCACCACCTGGAACGAGCGTGCCCGCAACCGCGAGCCGCAGAAGATGTCGCCACGCATGGCCTGGCGGGCAATCCAGAGCGCGCTGCCGAAGAACGCCATCATCTCGTCCGATATCGGCAACAACTGTGCCATCGGCAACGCCTATCCGACCTTCGAGGAAGGCCGCAAATATCTGGCACCGGGCCTGTTCGGCCCGTGCGGATATGGTCTGCCGTCGATCATGGGTGCGAAGATCGGCCGCCGCGATGTGCCGGTTGTCGGCTTTGCCGGCGATGGTGCCTTTGGCATTTCGATGAACGAGATGTCGGCCATCGGCCGCGAGGAATGGCCTGCCATCACCATGATCATCTTCCGCAACTATCAGTGGGGCGCGGAAAAGCGCAACACCACCCTGTGGTATGATGACAATTTCGTCGGCACCGAGCTTGACGAGCAGGTTTCCTATGCCGGTGTCGCCAAGGCGTGCGGGCTGGAAGGTGTTGTCGTACATTCACAGCAGGAACTGACCGACGCGCTGAACACCGCCGTCGATGCGCAGATGAAGGATGGCAAGACAACCTTTATCGAGGTGATGCTGAACCAGGAGCTTGGCGAGCCGTTCCGGCGCGACGCGATGAAGGCACCTGTTGCCGTCGCCGGGATCGACCCTGCCGACATGCGCACCCAGCCGCTGGCCTCGTAA
- the kynU gene encoding kynureninase — protein MPVNTPADPSPETRSDLGIEHARARDNADRLAGLRDRFMVPDDVIYLDGNSLGALPRAVPDRIARTVTDDWGTGLIRSWNDAGWIDAPRRVGAAIAPLVGADPDNVIVADSTTVNLFKVLSAALALRPQRRNIITETRNFPTDNYIAEGVIGQTGGHHRLIHADHPQSIADLLDDDVAVLMLTHVNYRDGSVHDMAALTRAAHSAGALVVWDLAHSAGVMPLDLAGCDVDFAVGCGYKFLNGGPGAPAFVYVAPDHLGGAGQPLTGWFGHRDPFAFDSRYQPASDITQYLCGTPPIISMVALEAALELWDGIEMQDVHAKAQQLTGYFIDLVEARCAGHDLQLISPRQAARRGAQVSFTHPEASHAIISALIAEGVIGDFRAPDIMRFGFAPLYTRFVDVWNAVDRLAGILAERRWDQPVFHARRKVT, from the coding sequence ATGCCTGTCAACACCCCTGCTGATCCCAGCCCTGAAACAAGATCCGATCTTGGCATAGAGCATGCCCGCGCACGCGACAATGCGGACCGGCTTGCCGGCCTTCGGGACAGGTTCATGGTGCCGGACGATGTGATCTATCTTGACGGCAATTCGCTGGGGGCGTTGCCACGCGCGGTGCCGGACAGGATCGCCAGAACGGTGACCGATGACTGGGGCACCGGGCTGATCCGAAGCTGGAATGACGCCGGCTGGATTGACGCGCCGCGCCGCGTCGGGGCCGCGATCGCCCCCCTTGTCGGTGCCGACCCGGACAATGTCATTGTTGCCGACAGCACAACAGTCAATCTGTTCAAGGTTCTGTCAGCGGCGCTGGCGCTGCGCCCGCAGCGGCGCAACATCATCACCGAGACCCGCAATTTCCCGACCGACAACTATATCGCCGAAGGGGTGATCGGGCAGACCGGCGGTCATCACCGGCTGATCCATGCCGATCATCCACAGAGCATCGCCGATCTTCTGGATGATGATGTGGCGGTATTGATGCTGACGCATGTGAATTACCGGGACGGCAGTGTTCACGACATGGCCGCGCTGACGCGCGCCGCGCATTCGGCCGGGGCGCTGGTGGTCTGGGATCTGGCCCATTCCGCCGGGGTGATGCCGCTCGACCTTGCCGGCTGCGACGTCGATTTCGCAGTTGGCTGCGGCTACAAGTTCCTGAATGGCGGCCCCGGCGCGCCGGCCTTTGTCTATGTCGCGCCCGATCATCTTGGCGGTGCCGGACAGCCGCTGACCGGCTGGTTCGGGCATCGCGATCCATTTGCCTTTGATTCCCGTTACCAGCCGGCAAGTGACATCACGCAATATCTGTGCGGCACGCCCCCCATCATCAGCATGGTGGCGCTGGAGGCGGCGCTGGAATTGTGGGACGGGATCGAGATGCAGGACGTCCATGCCAAGGCCCAGCAGCTGACCGGCTATTTCATCGACCTTGTGGAGGCGCGATGCGCCGGTCACGATCTGCAGCTGATCTCGCCGCGGCAGGCGGCACGGCGCGGGGCACAGGTATCATTCACCCACCCGGAGGCAAGCCATGCCATCATCAGCGCGCTTATCGCCGAAGGGGTGATTGGCGACTTCCGCGCCCCGGACATTATGCGGTTCGGGTTTGCGCCGCTCTATACGCGGTTTGTCGATGTCTGGAATGCCGTTGACAGGCTGGCCGGCATTCTTGCCGAACGGCGCTGGGACCAGCCCGTATTCCACGCCCGCCGGAAGGTCACCTGA
- a CDS encoding DMT family transporter yields the protein MPTPRSGPALLDWGLLAMLGLIWGAAFLGVEVALESLPPLWVAAGRISLAAALLVGVAYLTGDRLPGFQTATQRRIWLHCLGMGLFTNAIPFSMLSWGQQIVTSSFAGITMAVVPLFVLPLSHFLVPGERLSPARVIGFLTGFGGVVLLVGGDRLFASTSQGADSSDGMMLMAQLACVGASCCYACGSIITRLCPPVGTLTFAAAGLLCASIGILPLAYIVHGLPAAVSTSSWLGMVFLALLPTGLATILLTIIIRRAGPPFLSLVNYQVPVWAVLIGVGILGEALPGHFVAALVTILIGLAVSQRLHRANAV from the coding sequence ATGCCGACACCACGATCCGGACCAGCCCTGCTCGACTGGGGTTTGCTGGCGATGCTCGGCCTGATCTGGGGCGCCGCATTCCTTGGCGTAGAAGTGGCCCTTGAAAGTCTGCCGCCGCTTTGGGTCGCGGCGGGTCGTATTTCGCTTGCCGCCGCACTTCTTGTCGGGGTGGCCTATCTGACAGGTGACCGGCTTCCCGGATTTCAGACCGCCACCCAGCGTCGCATCTGGCTGCACTGTCTTGGCATGGGTCTGTTCACCAACGCGATCCCCTTCAGCATGCTGTCCTGGGGACAGCAGATCGTTACCTCCAGCTTTGCCGGAATCACCATGGCGGTGGTGCCGCTCTTTGTTCTTCCCTTGAGTCACTTTCTTGTTCCCGGAGAGCGGCTCAGCCCGGCGCGGGTGATCGGCTTTCTGACCGGGTTCGGCGGGGTGGTTCTGCTTGTCGGGGGCGACCGGCTGTTCGCATCCACCAGCCAGGGCGCAGACAGCAGTGACGGCATGATGCTGATGGCCCAGCTTGCCTGTGTCGGGGCAAGCTGCTGCTATGCCTGCGGGTCGATCATCACCAGACTGTGCCCGCCTGTCGGCACGCTGACCTTCGCGGCCGCCGGCCTGTTATGCGCCAGCATCGGCATTCTGCCGCTTGCCTATATCGTGCATGGCCTTCCAGCAGCGGTCAGCACCAGCAGCTGGCTTGGCATGGTGTTTCTGGCGTTGCTGCCGACCGGCCTTGCGACGATTCTGCTGACCATCATCATCAGACGTGCCGGTCCGCCCTTCCTGTCGCTGGTCAATTATCAGGTGCCAGTGTGGGCGGTGCTGATTGGTGTCGGCATACTTGGCGAGGCGCTTCCCGGCCATTTCGTCGCGGCACTGGTGACAATCCTGATCGGGTTGGCCGTCTCGCAACGGCTGCATCGCGCAAACGCTGTCTGA